From the genome of Emys orbicularis isolate rEmyOrb1 chromosome 17, rEmyOrb1.hap1, whole genome shotgun sequence, one region includes:
- the LOC135890832 gene encoding C-C motif chemokine 4-like, with protein MKVSVAALAVLTSAAFWSLASSGPRGPDMPISCCFSHTARQIPRSMVVDYYDTSSKCSLPAIVFITKKGRSVCANPSNSWVQAYVTTWI; from the exons ATGAAGGTGTCCGTGGCTGCCCTCGCCGTTCTCACCAGCGCTGCCTTCTGGTCCCTGGCCTCCTCTGGCCCAC GGGGACCGGACATGCCCATCTCCTGCTGCTTCTCCCACACGGCCCGCCAGATCCCGCGCAGCATGGTGGTGGATTACTATGACACCAGCAGCAAGTGCTCCTTACCCGCTATAGT GTTTATTACGAAGAAAGGCCGGTCCGTCTGTGCCAACCCCAGCAACTCCTGGGTCCAAGCCTATGTGACCACCTGGATCTGA